GAGGTGAGCGTAGTGCCGGAAGTGCGCCGGGCCATGGTGGCACAGCAGCAGAAAATGGGCCGCAAGCGCGGCGTGGTGATGGACGGCCGCGACATCGGCACCGCCGTGTTCCCGGACGCGGAGGTGAAAATTTTCATGACGGCCGACGTGGATACCCGCGCCCGGCGACGCCAGGAAGAACTGCTGGAGAAAAAGCAGCTCGTGAACCTGGACGAGATACGCGAGAACCTGCAGAAGCGCGACCACATCGACTCTACCCGAAAGGAGAGCCCGCTGCGCCGCGCCGAGGACGCGCACCTGCTCGACACCTCGCACATGACGATAGACGAGCAGGTGGAGTTTGTGATGGAGAGAGTGGCATCAAACATATTAAGCACCCAGGAGTCTTTGCAACAGAACTGAAGCAGAAAGAATGAACGTAACCATAGACAAGAATTCCGGCTATTGCTTTGGCGTGGAGTTCGCCATCCAGATGGCCGAGGACGAAATGGAGCACTGCGAAGAGCTCTACTGCCTCGGGGATATCGTACACAACAGCATGGAGGTGAAGCGCCTCTACAACAAAGGCCTCCGCATCATCGACCGCGACCAGCTGAAAGAGCTGCGCGACTGCAAGGTGCTGATACGGGCACACGGCGAGCCGCCCGAAACATATAAGCTGGCCCTGGAAAACAACATCGAACTGATTGACGCCTCCTGCCCGGTGGTGCTGAAGCTGCAGAACCGCGTGAAGCACGCCTTCGACAGCGGCAAAGCCGAAGACGCCCAGGTGGTGATATATGGCCAGGTGGGCCACGCCGAGGTCATCGGGCTGACAGGCCAGACCGGCGACGAGGCCATCATCGTGACGACGGAGGCGGACCTGGATAAGATTGACTTTACCCGGCCGGTCACGCTCTTCAGCCAGACCACCAAGAGCACCAAAGGCTTTTACCACATCAAGGGCCTGATAGAAGAGCGCCTGCAGCAGGCCAACCGCGACAGCACCCAGCCTGCCTTCAACGCCAACGACAGCATTTGCCGCCAGGTATCGAACCGCGAGCCGCAGCTGGCCAGGTTTGCCACCGAGCACGACGTGATCGTGTTTGTGAGCGGCAAGAAAAGCTCGAACGGAAAAGCCTTATATAGCGTATGCAAGCAGCACAACCCCAACAGCTATTTCGTGGAGAACGAGGAGGAACTGGAGCCGGAGTGGTTTACCGGGGCCGGGAGCGTGGGCATTTGCGGGGCCACCTCCACACCCATGTGGCTGATGGAGCAGGTGTCGCGGGGTATTTCGGCCCTGGAGGGCGCGCAGGTATAAATATTAGTAAAAGACTATAAAGGCTTTTTTGCTGCATTCAGGCTTTGCTTCGGCAGGGCCTTTTTTGTGAACCGGATATATGAAAAAACTTTTCCGTTACTTTGTTAAAGCTATCCTGATGCGGCA
This window of the Pontibacter russatus genome carries:
- the cmk gene encoding (d)CMP kinase, producing MKKIVIALDGYSSCGKSTTAKLVAAQLGYAYIDTGAMYRAVTLYFLRHHVSLTNQKEIKEALENIDIDFHYNPKTGRNEVFLNGLNVEDEIRKMYISNQVSEVSVVPEVRRAMVAQQQKMGRKRGVVMDGRDIGTAVFPDAEVKIFMTADVDTRARRRQEELLEKKQLVNLDEIRENLQKRDHIDSTRKESPLRRAEDAHLLDTSHMTIDEQVEFVMERVASNILSTQESLQQN
- a CDS encoding 4-hydroxy-3-methylbut-2-enyl diphosphate reductase — protein: MNVTIDKNSGYCFGVEFAIQMAEDEMEHCEELYCLGDIVHNSMEVKRLYNKGLRIIDRDQLKELRDCKVLIRAHGEPPETYKLALENNIELIDASCPVVLKLQNRVKHAFDSGKAEDAQVVIYGQVGHAEVIGLTGQTGDEAIIVTTEADLDKIDFTRPVTLFSQTTKSTKGFYHIKGLIEERLQQANRDSTQPAFNANDSICRQVSNREPQLARFATEHDVIVFVSGKKSSNGKALYSVCKQHNPNSYFVENEEELEPEWFTGAGSVGICGATSTPMWLMEQVSRGISALEGAQV